atttactaactattcagaacctttactttgttaaagcacctttggcagcaattacagccttgagtcttcttgggtatgatggtacaagcttggcacacctgtatttggggagtttctcccattcatctctgcagatcctctcaagctctgtcaggttagaatgggagcatcgctgcacagctattttcaggtctctccagagatgttcgatcaggatcaagttcaggctctggctgggccactcaagaacattgagacttgtcccaaagccactcctgcattgtcctgttggaaggtgaaccttccccccagtctgaggtcctgagtgctctggagcaggtattcattaaggatctctgtactttgttccattcatcattccctcgatcctgaccagtctcccagtccctgccgctgaaaaacatccccacagcatgatgctgccaccaccatgcttcatcatagtgatggtgccaggtgtcctccagacgtcatgcttggcattcaagccaaagagttcaatcttggtttcatcagaccagagaatcttgtttctcatggtttgagtctttagaagccttttggcaAGCTTCAagcaggttgtcatgtgccttttactgaggattggcttctgtctggccactctaccataaatgcctgattggtagagtgctgcagagatggttgtccttctggaaggttctcccatctccacagaagaactctggagctctttcagagtgaccatcgggttcttggtaacctacctgaccaagtcccttctcccccaattgctcttggtggttccaaacttcttccatttaagaatgatggtggctactttgttcttggggaccttcaattctgcagaaatgttattgtacccttccccagatctgtgcctcgacacaatactgtctcggcgctctacggacaattccttcaacctcaaggcttggtttttgctctgacatgcactgtcaactgtgggaccttacatagacaggtgtgtgcctttccaaatcatatccaatcaattgaatttaccacaggtggactccaagttgtagaaacagctcaaggatgattaatggaaacaggatgcactggaGCTCAATTTCTTgtgtcattgcaaagggtctTAATCCTTATGTAAATCATTTGTAATAcaactaaaaacctgttttgcgttgtcattatggggtattgtgtgtagatcaatgaggatttgtatttatttcataaattttagagtaaggctgtaacgtaacaaaatgtggtaaaggtctaggggtctgaacactttcccgaatgcactgtaagctaGGAAGAAAGGGTTTGGCTGATTTCTCATCAGACAACTCATCTGGCAAAAGAGAAGTTTGAGAATCTGTCAGGGAAAATGCCTCTTGGCAGTTTACAGTTCTGTAAAACCATTGGTAAGTTCAATAAGGTGCCTCAGAATCAATCATGAGAAATACATTGACACAGTACTACAATGCACAGTTCGTTAGCTTACGTAAAAATCTAAATCATAGATCAAATATGATGATACTACTTTACATAGACTTACTCTTTTTGGTTTacattaaaataaatgtttcCTGATACTGACATGATTCTCTTTATCATTGACTTGTTTTACCTACCGTATACCTTGCTTATTACAGCTATGCACAATCAAATTCTATAGTTTAGGAGGAGGACAGTGATATGTAGAGGTCATGCTTCAGGCAGCAATGACAAAAATCTAGTGCAACAAAATGTCTGATTCATTCTAAGCATAACCCAAACATTGATACAACTCATTCCTCTGACGAGACAGCCAGTCTTTCCAACTTGGCGTCGAACCGTTTTCGGCTAGAGTCCAGAATGTTGATGCCGTTCTTTTCAAAGTCATAACGGAGTTTATGCAGCTCCTCTAGTCGCCCTGTGATGTTCTGCGTGCTGTACTCCAGGACTTTAGGTTTCTCCAATATCTGCCTCATAGTGATCCCTCCCTTTAATAGACAGTCCAGTTTTGAACTCAGCGTATCCGATCCGATGAACAGCACAGTGGGGTAGCAGACGATCAGTTTCTTGACGTCGACTTTCCGACAGCCGAGAGACACCAGCTTCTCCTGAAGCATCTTGAGGTTTCGCTTCAGGTACTCGTTAGAGAGGTCCAGGATTTCTGCCCCAGCCCCCTGCAGCAGAGCCAGCAGCTCTGGATCACTCATCTTGAAAGTCGCCTTGAGGAAGTCAATGTTTGCCTTCACCCTCTTGGTGCTACGGATGAGGATATAGAGATTTCGGGAAATCACTACCTTGGCGAACTGCCCAGGGTCCTCTCCACCCAACTCGGCGCACACGTCTTCCAGGAACTCCACCATCTGACGGTTGAGCTCGACACTGTTGGAGAAGGTCCGTGGCGCCGTGGTCAGCAGGCGGTGGAGGTCCTTGGTGTTGAGGCCCAGCGATCCCAGGAACACGATGTTCTTCTCCAGGTTGTCGTTGTCGCTCGAACGGAAGAAGGACTCGGGCG
This genomic interval from Salmo salar chromosome ssa27, Ssal_v3.1, whole genome shotgun sequence contains the following:
- the mterf1 gene encoding transcription termination factor 1, mitochondrial, whose product is MTLMPGVQGLLGLHRTLVPAFSCFVSSPAQLTSVGLPRLLCTITATVSDSKPSVGPENESLLESLTFMGVDVKMVRQRQPGVLRKVITNEQGLAHFLHGKGASRKVVAGIISRYPRAITRSGEHLEQRWAMWRSVFKSDSEIVSILDRSPESFFRSSDNDNLEKNIVFLGSLGLNTKDLHRLLTTAPRTFSNSVELNRQMVEFLEDVCAELGGEDPGQFAKVVISRNLYILIRSTKRVKANIDFLKATFKMSDPELLALLQGAGAEILDLSNEYLKRNLKMLQEKLVSLGCRKVDVKKLIVCYPTVLFIGSDTLSSKLDCLLKGGITMRQILEKPKVLEYSTQNITGRLEELHKLRYDFEKNGINILDSSRKRFDAKLERLAVSSEE